In Aspergillus nidulans FGSC A4 chromosome IV, a single window of DNA contains:
- a CDS encoding WW domain protein (transcript_id=CADANIAT00000278), with translation MSYYGEARDYYGERPPAPYERPPYDRPPYDGAPPAERPHYERPPYERPPYEEHRSYESRPPYERPPYEESRSYDSRPPYSGPPPSARPPSYPPPPLPIGWIQEWEPRARRAFYVETATGRSEWALPDDVSYSEASRSGPGEYYAPPPPAPAYPPQDYGAPAYPPHDQGYGGEYQKEEKKSDTGKILAAGAAGLAIGAVGGAILGHELAENSDEEHSHHSDDEPHYSDDGDD, from the exons ATGTCCTACTACGGCGAAGCCCGCGACTACTACGGCGAACGCCCACCGGCGCCCTATGAGCGACCCCCCTATGACCGCCCTCCCTACGATGGAGCACCACCCGCAGAACGCCCTCACTACGAGCGGCCCCCATACGAGCGCCCTCCGTATGAGGAACACCGCTCCTATGAATCCCGGCCCCCCTACGAGCGGCCTCCCTACGAGGAATCCCGCTCCTATGACTCCCGTCCGCCATACTCCGGCCCTCCACCCTCTGCCCGACCCCCTTCATACCCCCCGCCCCCTCTCCCAATAGGCTGGATCCAAGAATGGGAGCCTAGGGCTCGCCGAGCCTTCTATGTTGAGACCGCGACGGGTCGCTCAGAGTGGGCGCTTCCTGATGACGTTAGCTACAGCGAGGCGTCCCGTTCTGGCCCCGGGGAGTACTAcgcccctccacctcctgcTCCAGCATACCCGCCTCAGGATTATGGCGCGCCGGCCTACCCGCCTCATGACCAGGGATATGGCGGAGAGTAccagaaggaagagaagaagagcgatACCGGAAAGATCTTAGCAGCAGGTGCAGCGGGTCTGGCAATTGGAGCCGTTGGGGGTGCTATTCTGGGGCATGAGCTTG CTGAgaacagcgacgaggagcacTCGCACCATTCCGATGACGAGCCGCACTACTCAGACGACGGTGATGACTGA
- a CDS encoding uncharacterized protein (transcript_id=CADANIAT00000279): MVDIATNVLTTTVSVQSVSRHAISFWLRCLSPVSANHDSPLWEAQSVLEHPTELRINTLGIEPITRSSHYEDVRSNFNFDINQVDGETQNELLMVVTSVEPFQLTYLEPIIFYTEHAIAVEHADSVLNRKEPWTRHTLDSISDAYCMQ; the protein is encoded by the exons ATGGTAGATATTGCGACAAATGTATTGACTACTACGGTTTCTGTTCAATCGGTATCTCGGCATGCAATCTCGTTCTGGTTGCGGTGCTTGTCGCCTGTGTCAGCTAACCATGACAGCCCGCTGTGGGAAGCGCAGTCTGTTCTGGAGCACCCAACTGAGCTGCGGATTAACACCTTGGGTATAGAACCAATT ACTCGGTCAAGTCATTACGAAGATGTCAGGTCCAATTTCAACTTCGATATCAATCAGG TTGATGGTGAA ACGCAGAACGAGCTACTCATGGTAGTCACGAGCGTCGAACCCTTCCAGCTTACATATCTTGAACCAATAATTTTCTACACCGAGCATGCCATCGCGGTTGAGCACGCCGACTCGGTGCTGAACAGGAAGGAACCCTGGACACGGCATACCCTGGATAGTATCTCTGATGCGTATTGTATGCAATGA
- a CDS encoding uncharacterized protein (transcript_id=CADANIAT00000280) — translation MEVAVPSSPLDRTPRQTSPTSAPFVQTLFLPVPRSDDLATDLITTRRMTTYTTNHAPSVLQTHSWRTAQNSAPHLLPHLQPGLKILDIGCGPGSITVDLARLVGPTGHVTGIEYVSDPLDSAAALAASSGITNVTFQVGDIHALQFDDDTFDVVHVHQVLQHIRDPVQALREMRRVVKQGGIVSVRESDTMSWYPCNQGIQDWLDLTGRMASAKGGNPHPGRKIHVWAVEAGFERERIERSAGTWCFSTPAEREYWGESMARRMESSGFSEGAVRDGFSSQEELRAIARGWREWVAHEDGWFGLLHGQILCWK, via the coding sequence ATGGAAGTAGCTGTGCCTAGCTCCCCACTAGACAGAACACCGAGACAAACATCGCCCACCTCTGCACCTTTCGTCCAGACGCTATTCCTTCCTGTTCCCAGAAGTGACGATTTAGCAACTGATCTTATTACCACACGCAGAATGACAACCTACACAACGAACCACGCGCCCTCTGTCCTACAAACCCACAGCTGGCGCACAGCCCAGAACTCCGCCCCGCACCTCCTGCCGCACCTCCAGCCGGGCCTGAAGATCCTCGATATCGGCTGCGGCCCGGGCTCCATAACCGTCGACCTCGCGCGCCTCGTCGGGCCTACTGGCCACGTTACCGGGATCGAGTACGTTTCCGACCCGCTGGACTCCGCGGCGGCGCTCGCGGCCTCGAGCGGGATCACCAACGTCACATTCCAGGTCGGCGATATTCACGCGCTGCAGTTCGATGACGATACCTTTGACGTCGTGCATGTGCACCAGGTTCTGCAGCACATCAGAGATCCGGTGCAAGCGCTCCGCGAGATGCGACGGGTTGTTAAACAAGGCGGGATCGTGAGCGTGCGCGAGTCGGATACAATGTCTTGGTATCCGTGCAACCAAGGGATCCAGGATTGGCTGGATCTAACAGGGCGGATGGCGAGCGCAAAGGGCGGGAATCCACATCCTGGACGGAAGATCCATGTCTGGGCCGTGGAGGCTGGCTTTGAGAGGGAGCGGATTGAGAGGAGTGCGGGGACCTGGTGCTTTAGCACTCCTGCTGAGCGGGAGTATTGGGGCGAGAGCATGGCCAGGCGGATGGAGAGCTCGGGGTTCAGCGAGGGGGCAGTCCGCGACGGGTTTTCAAGTCAGGAAGAGCTGCGCGCCATTGCGAGAGGGTGGAGGGAGTGGGTTGCGCATGAGGATGGGTGGTTTGGGCTGTTGCATGGGCAGATTCTATGTTGGAAGTAG
- a CDS encoding SANT/Myb-like DNA-binding domain-containing protein (transcript_id=CADANIAT00000281): MTEPRRRWTAAEDALLWDLYQVQEKAPTGKCQKINWNEIARHIPGRTNKDCRKRYYNRFTGGLRKGSWTQEEDERLFRLVERYQYRWATIAQKMETRNADQCSKRWHHCLNPELERSPWTVDENMLLLSAVNTHGSSWKDIQKCHFPTRSANNIKNQYTILSRKNISLAPAHLHPCCDSPSPSKSSRRPPSTPTSTPQVPGSRQGSSYDPYDYGSLSSTPQLSATDYLPATPEAPAVNFDMAMGAFGDSCGYMPQYQPSPSFYANSPDGSELMMPETMGMRMRYDFRDGLEQEGVRYPGQETFGY, from the exons ATGACAGAACCTCGCCGGCGCTGGACAGCTGCTGAGGACGCGCTCCTCTGGGATCTATACCAGGTCCAGGAAAAAG CACCTACCGGTAAATGTCAGAAAATCAACTGGAACGAGATCGCGCGACACATCCCCGGCCGCACGAATAAGGACTGTCGGAAGCGGTACTATAATCGGTTTACGGGGGGTCTGCGAAAG GGCTCATGGacgcaagaagaagacgaacgacTGTTCCGGCTGGTAGAGCGGTACCAGTACCGATGGGCGACGATTGCacagaagatggagacgaggaaTGCAGACC AATGTTCAAAGCGCTGGCATCACTGCCTGAACccagagctggagcgcaGTCCATGGACGGTGGATGAG AATATGCTCCTGTTATCGGCTGTCAACACCCACGgcagcagctggaaagaTATCCAAAAATGCCACTTTCCGACGAGGTCGGCAAACAATATCAAGAACCA ATACACCATCCTTTCGCGAAAGAATATCAGCCTTGCCCCGGCACATCTGCACCCTTGCTGCGATTCGCCATCGCCGAGCAAGTCGTCGCGCCGTCCTCCTTCAACGCCAACGTCAACACCGCAGGTACCCGGCAGCAGACAGGGGAGCAGCTACGATCCTTACGACTACGGCTCGCTCTCATCCACGCCCCAGCTCTCGGCAACCGACTACCTGCCTGCGACGCCTGAAGCCCCCGCCGTGAACTTCGACATGGCCATGGGTGCCTTTGGTGATTCTTGCGGGTACATGCCACAATACCAGCCCTCACCGTCGTTCTATGCAAACTCACCAGACGGCTCGGAGTTGATGATGCCCGAGACGATGgggatgagaatgagataCGATTTCCGCGATGGATTGGAGCAGGAGGGCGTTCGGTATCCTGGGCAGGAGACGTTTGGGTATTGA
- a CDS encoding putative membrane bound cation transporter (transcript_id=CADANIAT00000282), whose amino-acid sequence MHRIRSWAKAHASISPNSQSQGASLESTERPDDPDIRTQNDQVNKPAGDPVTGSPTDDNSQKKGLVPRMKNGSIRFFRHTKTAICHSWVNVLLVFVPVGIAAEAAGLNPSVIFAMNAVAIIPLAGLLSHATECVASRMGDAIGALLNVTFGNAVELIIFIIALVKNEIRIVQASLLGSILANLLLILGMAFLLGGLRFQEQIYNSTVTQMSACLLSLAVTSLLLPTAFHASFKDSDVAMDKTLKVSRGTSVVLLLVYVLYIVFQLKSHAYLYASIPQQIIDEESHPGVLADLMDSSSDSSSSSSSDESDDTTTSWTTAKRIKRAMKYRRYRKASTSSRGTNSPELTQKSSVIDVSSLPPRQSSATSASSEERRDETGSYIAAVEQGQEKNGPRSRDFGDDGLNVDAITIASRSEGPQSRDFGQTPSIHLAEKGRRGTKRERKKKRKAAKEEAKQSTAPELAQPAANPRVSALSVGQGESADIPRKWSPFRPSLPSLLSNTVFATPPPTTSNDPWGNFNGLRRTHSLPSLSQRPPQRVQRPPPVGNAVQFARVAARMPPAGSPTSKQQPQEHEEPGMSRTAAVVMLLLSTGLVAVCAEFLVDAIPAMVESSHVSEAFIGLIILPIVGNAAEHVTAVTVATKNKMDLSIGVSVGSSIQIAIFVTPLVVILGWIMDKEMTLYFTLFETISLFVTCFVVNFLVLDGRSNYLEGALLCAAYVIIAVAAFFYPDNDQSSALGQAGSAS is encoded by the exons ATGC ACCGTATCCGTTCGTGGGCGAAAGCTCACGCATCTATCTCCCCcaactcccagtcccagggCGCCTCCCTAGAATCTACCGAACGCCCCGATGATCCCGATATACGTACCCAAAATGATCAAGTGAATAAACCAGCTGGTGACCCGGTTACGGGCTCACCGACCGATGACAACTCTCAGAAGAAGGGACTCGTCCCTCGTATGAAAAATGGCAGCATCCGGTTCTTTCGCCACACGAAGACGGCAATCTGCCACAGCTGGGTCAACGTGCTCCTGGTCTTTGTGCCGGTCGGCATTgccgctgaggctgctggacTCAATCCATCGGTGATTTTCGCCATGAATGCGGTGGCTATTATTCCTCTGGCTGGACTTCTGAGTCACGCTACTGAGTGTGTCGCCAGCCGAATGGGCGACGCTATTGGAGCCTTGCTCAATGTCACCTTTGGCAACGCAGTCGAACTGATCATCTTCATTATTGCCCTCGTTAAGAATGAAATTCGCATCGTTCAGGCATCTTTGCTAGGCTCTATCCTGGCTAATCTTCTATTGATTCTTGGAATGGCATTTCTCCTTGGAGGTCTCCGTTTCCAGGAACAAATCTACAACAGCACTGTGACCCAGATGAGCGCTTGTCTGCTCAGTTTGGCCGTCACCAGTTTGCTGCTACCGACTGCTTTTCATGCCTCATTTAAAGACTCGGATGTTGCTATGGACAAGACCCTCAAAGTTTCCCGAGGTACCAGTGTCGTCCTGCTCCTCGTTTACGTCCTCTACATCGTCTTCCAGCTGAAATCGCATGCTTATCTTTACGCCAGTATTCCTCAGCAGATCATTGATGAAGAATCTCACCCAGGTGTGTTGGCCGATCTCATGGATTCGTCATCAGACTCGTCAAGCAGTTCATCTTCGGATGAGTCAGACGATACGACGACCTCCTGGACAACGGCAAAGCGTATTAAGCGTGCCATGAAATACAGAAGATATCGAAAGGCTAGCACCAGTTCGCGGGGCACAAACTCCCCGGAACTGACGCAAAAGTCGTCCGTTATCGATGTCTCGTCTTTACCGCCGCGACAATCGAGTGCTACTAGTGCCTCGAGTGAGGAACGGCGCGACGAGACTGGTTCATATATTGCCGCGGTAGAGCAAGGCCAGGAAAAGAACGGACCTCGATCAAGGGATTTTGGCGATGATGGCCTAAACGTGGACGCCATCACAATCGCCAGTCGATCTGAGGGCCCTCAATCGAGGGATTTCGGCCAAACGCCTAGCATCCACCTCGCCGAGAAAGGCCGCAGAGGAACAAAGCGTGAACGtaagaaaaagagaaaggctgCCAAGGAGGAAGCAAAGCAGTCCACTGCTCCAGAATTGGCTCAGCCAGCCGCCAACCCCCGTGTTTCCGCTTTATCTGTTGGACAAGGTGAGAGTGCCGATATTCCGCGCAAGTGGTCCCCTTTCCGCCCGAGTCTCCCGTCTCTATTGTCGAACACTGTATTTGCCACTCCACCCCCTACCACGTCAAATGACCCTTGGGGCAACTTCAACGGCTTGCGTCGTACGCACTCTCTGCCTTCGCTCAGCCAACGTCCTCCCCAACGTGTACAACGCCCACCTCCAGTTGGCAATGCTGTCCAGTTCGCCAGAGTGGCTGCACGCATGCCGCCTGCAGGAAGCCCCACCAGTAAACAGCAGCCTCAGGAACATGAAGAGCCGGGAATGTCTCGCACTGCCGCGGTTGTCATGTTGCTTCTTTCCACAGGACTTGTGGCAGTTTGTGCTGAATTCCTTGTCGACGCCATCCCGGCGATGGTTGAAAGCTCTCACGTCAGTGAAGCCTTCATTGGTCTGATTATACTACCCATCGTTGGTAATGCTGCAGAGCACGTAACTGCTGTGACTGTCGCTACGAAAAATAAGATGGATCTCTCCATCGGCGTATCTGTCGGTAGTAGTATTCAAATCG CAATCTTTGTGACACCCCTGGTTGTGATTCTCGGCTGGATCATGGACAAAGAAATGACTCTGTACTTCACCCTCTTTGAGACGATTTCACTCTTCGTGACCTGTTTCGTCGTCAACTTTCTTGTCCTCGACGGCCGAAGCAACTACCTTGAAGGAGCTCTCCTTTGTGCCGCGTACGTGATCATCGCTGTTGCGGCCTTCTTCTACCCGGATAACGACCAGTCCAGCGCACTTGGGCAGGCAGGTTCCGCGAGCTAG